A DNA window from Thermodesulfobacteriota bacterium contains the following coding sequences:
- a CDS encoding peptidase U32 family protein — translation MPRQSSPPELLAPAGSVAAFQQAVARGADAIYVGVPGLNARALAKDITLADFAALVAYGHERGVKVYAAMNSLVRQEELAVAAELLAILDGIGIDAVILQDLGLYRLARRGFPGLRIHASTLMTAHNSLAVQQLAAMGFARVVLAREMTIEEIRSVRSRTAVELEAFVHGAMCFSYSGLCLFSSFLGGKSGLRGRCVQPCRRRYRWAGGRGGAEGGYFLSMHDLCGLDLLPQLAAAGVGSLKIEGRMRSASYVGAVVAAYRLALDAAPGDQAALAEAKALLAEALGRKSTSGFFASPSPPEIINPGHSGNIGRFLGQVREARSGSLRLCLRLDLAVGDRVRLHQEDSGERQAFTVRDLRLDGRPVSQAPAGASVSLTATHPARPGDSLYLVDRAAGRLLGEGAGVDSAAFGRRRLEKLVDRAHLARLLAEVAAPAPSRPARRLAFWLRADGLPPGRRRLPVQTSRRIVTLTLDPGSHRLPKADPGLVIALPPVILEPQVEGYRQAVSRLLRAGQRRWQIGHIGQLQLFIGQPVEIMGDFTLNVLNSGSLHTLKDLGVGAVQASLETDRDNLAALLAANPGLAVGLTLFGRPALCTARAAPAWFRYGVPMISPKGEELVLQRRRGLVFVHSRRPLSLLAELPDLEGLGLDYGVLDLTAMGPGGEEELTQALAAKGQGLRGATTFNFRGRLL, via the coding sequence ATGCCCCGTCAATCTTCGCCTCCGGAGCTGCTGGCGCCGGCCGGCTCTGTCGCCGCCTTCCAGCAGGCGGTGGCCCGGGGCGCCGACGCCATCTACGTCGGCGTGCCGGGTCTCAACGCCCGCGCCCTGGCCAAGGACATCACGCTGGCCGATTTTGCGGCCCTGGTGGCCTACGGCCACGAGCGCGGGGTCAAGGTCTACGCCGCTATGAACAGCCTGGTGCGCCAGGAGGAGCTGGCAGTGGCGGCGGAGCTTCTGGCCATCCTGGACGGCATCGGCATCGACGCCGTCATCCTCCAGGATCTGGGCCTCTACCGCCTGGCCCGCCGGGGCTTCCCGGGCCTGCGCATCCACGCCAGCACCCTCATGACCGCCCACAACTCGCTGGCGGTGCAGCAGCTGGCCGCCATGGGCTTTGCCCGGGTAGTCCTGGCCCGGGAGATGACCATCGAGGAGATACGATCGGTCCGGTCCCGGACCGCCGTGGAGCTGGAGGCCTTTGTCCACGGCGCCATGTGCTTCAGCTACTCGGGGCTGTGCCTCTTCTCCTCCTTTCTGGGCGGCAAATCGGGCCTCCGGGGCCGTTGTGTGCAGCCCTGCCGCCGCCGCTACCGCTGGGCCGGCGGCCGGGGCGGCGCCGAGGGCGGCTACTTCCTGTCCATGCACGATCTGTGCGGCCTCGATCTCCTGCCGCAGCTGGCCGCCGCCGGCGTGGGCTCCCTCAAGATCGAGGGCCGCATGCGCAGCGCCAGCTACGTGGGCGCCGTGGTGGCCGCCTACCGCCTGGCCCTGGACGCCGCGCCCGGCGACCAGGCCGCCCTGGCCGAGGCCAAGGCGCTCCTGGCCGAGGCCTTGGGCCGCAAGAGCACCTCCGGCTTCTTTGCCTCGCCGTCCCCGCCGGAGATCATCAACCCCGGCCATTCCGGCAACATCGGCCGCTTCCTGGGCCAGGTCCGGGAGGCCCGGTCCGGCAGCTTGCGTCTCTGTCTGCGCCTGGATCTGGCGGTTGGCGACCGGGTGCGGCTCCACCAGGAGGATTCCGGCGAGCGCCAGGCCTTCACCGTCCGGGATCTGCGGCTGGACGGCCGGCCGGTTTCCCAGGCCCCGGCCGGCGCCTCGGTCAGCCTGACTGCCACCCATCCGGCCCGGCCCGGCGACAGCCTCTATCTGGTGGACCGGGCCGCGGGCCGGCTCCTGGGGGAGGGGGCCGGGGTGGACAGCGCGGCCTTTGGCCGGCGGCGTCTGGAGAAGCTCGTGGACCGGGCACACCTCGCGCGCCTCCTGGCCGAGGTGGCGGCACCGGCCCCCTCCCGGCCGGCCCGGCGTCTCGCCTTCTGGCTGCGGGCCGACGGCCTCCCCCCCGGCCGCCGCCGGCTGCCGGTCCAGACCAGCCGCCGCATCGTCACCCTGACCCTGGACCCCGGGAGTCACCGGCTGCCCAAGGCCGATCCTGGCCTGGTCATCGCCCTGCCGCCGGTCATTCTGGAGCCCCAGGTGGAGGGCTATCGCCAGGCCGTGTCCCGGCTGCTGCGCGCCGGCCAGCGCCGCTGGCAGATCGGCCATATTGGCCAGTTGCAGCTTTTCATCGGCCAGCCGGTGGAGATCATGGGCGACTTTACCCTGAACGTTCTCAACAGCGGCAGCCTTCACACCCTGAAGGATCTGGGCGTGGGCGCGGTCCAGGCCTCTTTGGAAACCGACCGGGACAACCTGGCCGCCCTCCTCGCCGCCAACCCGGGCCTGGCCGTAGGCCTTACCCTCTTCGGCCGGCCCGCCCTGTGCACCGCCCGGGCCGCCCCCGCCTGGTTCCGGTACGGCGTGCCCATGATCAGCCCCAAGGGCGAGGAGCTCGTCCTCCAGCGCCGCCGCGGCCTGGTCTTCGTGCACAGCCGCCGGCCCCTCTCCCTGCTCGCCGAGCTGCCGGACCTCGAAGGCCTGGGCCTGGACTACGGGGTCCTGGATCTGACCGCCATGGGGCCCGGCGGCGAGGAGGAGCTGACCCAGGCCCTGGCCGCCAAAGGCCAGGGCCTGCGGGGGGCCACCACCTTCAACTTCCGGGGCCGGCTGCTCTGA
- a CDS encoding hemerythrin family protein, with protein sequence MENLLYIVWQPGHEIGIPIVDEQHRGIVSTINSFYYFFQRGDAATVYKPTLDVLHHYAALHFSTEEALMRAAGYQSMGEHVALHSRFADQVHAMTVHRTHEGDVEDLLVFLRKWWLGHISNEDRKYAAVVRKHLDLL encoded by the coding sequence GTGGAAAACCTTCTGTACATCGTCTGGCAGCCAGGCCATGAAATCGGGATCCCGATTGTCGACGAGCAGCACCGGGGCATCGTCTCCACGATCAACTCCTTCTACTACTTCTTCCAGAGGGGTGATGCGGCCACGGTCTACAAGCCGACGCTGGACGTCCTGCACCACTACGCCGCCCTCCACTTCTCCACCGAGGAGGCGCTCATGCGGGCAGCCGGTTATCAGTCAATGGGCGAGCACGTAGCCCTGCACAGCCGTTTTGCGGATCAGGTCCATGCCATGACCGTGCACCGCACGCATGAGGGCGACGTCGAGGATCTGCTGGTCTTTCTGCGGAAATGGTGGCTGGGGCACATCAGCAATGAGGACCGCAAGTACGCCGCCGTGGTCAGAAAGCACCTGGATCTGCTCTGA
- a CDS encoding Rossmann fold nucleotide-binding protein encodes MMRRPPLLTDDGILACRPEDEPILNEALGVPQLPAVMRLEETSDTLRGLLRDLVAAGSLRERCWLIGRSGHSQVGLDVELGEGEPVIHTGRRLVELPILLSSLNRRIPDTLFAELRNLCDRQARLTVARLFIPLSEPLGQVEVEAAIAQHHLLLPDRARIDGDGTVRLPLENIRYLLSTTLLTAGSNAQHVLLQSKEALGLIQHPSCYGLPAQLEPGEFLVSAVHISLGPYLALIERQLNHPEVFHLAARLLDGVRTTGIQVPRQVELFHSGDEAIPTGRLEVRLRLYPADADTARVASRVFAAGRPERIIRDGVDFADATDIFKLPVAEALLAGLSRAPGERGAHGRIVGRNRSVEIPRELEEGEWHEQAQNRIIYEVVRGTIPFGVHKGGEIPLELRAFVDNLESVGGAQELRKVFVSHHFPVTDTLRVLKRNNVGVFVARSIQEEGVAMNGLPAAGGPNIYFGQTTYETFCDLAERDGVRFYMLFGEGEDAHVREFFQGFWVTRGAKEHLAELQMVVAMYGSHVEGTEQVLTQEIETFLAELNEMREIAGRFAVCHGAGPGVMRIADEAAEGLDILRIGIGIDSEKIGQKANLRPPVMVNFRNSARHLRQNLLDRVSLCKIYNIGGLGTLEELLISITNLKLFQSLPAPHIFVDPFGLGQGGEHLWTFILRQLAISAGLQKIGTQAVRLAPAWVPDFCHPVKNYQEALGIITTFLRDPIAYWSRTGIPETGLLAAAENTRRHRLALPKTIRDAIEVLAARQGAPWSD; translated from the coding sequence ATGATGCGGCGGCCGCCCCTCCTGACCGATGACGGCATCCTGGCCTGCCGGCCCGAGGACGAGCCGATCTTGAATGAGGCCCTGGGGGTGCCGCAGCTGCCGGCGGTGATGCGCCTGGAGGAGACCAGCGACACCTTGCGGGGCCTGTTGCGGGATCTGGTGGCGGCCGGCAGCCTGCGGGAGCGCTGCTGGCTCATCGGCCGCTCCGGCCATTCCCAGGTGGGGCTGGACGTGGAGCTGGGGGAGGGGGAGCCGGTGATCCATACCGGCCGGCGGCTGGTGGAGCTGCCCATCCTCTTGTCCTCCCTCAACCGCCGGATCCCGGACACCCTGTTCGCCGAGCTGCGGAATCTGTGTGACCGCCAGGCCCGGCTCACCGTGGCCCGGCTGTTCATCCCCCTGAGCGAGCCCCTGGGCCAGGTGGAGGTGGAGGCGGCCATCGCCCAGCATCACCTCCTCCTGCCGGACCGGGCCCGCATCGACGGTGACGGCACCGTCCGGCTGCCGCTGGAGAACATCCGCTACCTTCTGTCCACCACCCTGCTCACCGCAGGCAGCAACGCCCAGCATGTGCTCTTGCAGAGCAAGGAGGCCCTGGGCCTGATCCAGCATCCCTCCTGCTACGGCCTGCCGGCCCAGCTGGAGCCCGGCGAGTTCCTGGTCTCGGCGGTGCACATCTCCCTGGGGCCGTATCTGGCCCTCATTGAGCGCCAGCTCAACCATCCGGAGGTGTTCCACCTGGCGGCCCGGCTCCTGGACGGGGTGCGCACCACCGGCATCCAGGTGCCGCGGCAGGTGGAGCTCTTCCACAGCGGCGACGAGGCCATCCCCACCGGCCGGCTGGAGGTGCGGCTGCGGCTCTATCCGGCGGATGCCGACACCGCCCGGGTGGCCAGCCGGGTCTTTGCCGCCGGCCGGCCGGAGCGGATCATCCGGGACGGGGTGGACTTTGCCGATGCCACCGACATCTTCAAGCTGCCGGTGGCCGAGGCGCTCCTGGCTGGCCTCTCCCGGGCGCCTGGCGAGCGGGGTGCCCACGGCCGTATCGTTGGCCGCAACCGCTCGGTGGAGATCCCCCGGGAGCTGGAGGAGGGGGAGTGGCACGAGCAGGCCCAGAACCGGATCATCTACGAGGTGGTGCGGGGCACCATCCCCTTCGGTGTGCACAAGGGCGGCGAGATCCCCCTGGAGCTGCGGGCCTTTGTGGACAACCTCGAGTCGGTGGGCGGGGCCCAGGAGCTGCGCAAGGTCTTTGTCAGCCACCACTTCCCGGTTACCGACACCCTCCGGGTCCTCAAGCGCAACAACGTCGGGGTCTTCGTCGCCCGCTCCATCCAGGAGGAGGGGGTGGCCATGAACGGCCTGCCGGCGGCGGGAGGGCCCAACATCTATTTTGGCCAGACCACCTACGAGACCTTCTGCGACCTGGCGGAGCGGGACGGGGTGCGCTTCTACATGCTGTTCGGCGAGGGGGAGGACGCCCATGTCCGGGAGTTCTTCCAGGGCTTCTGGGTGACCCGGGGCGCCAAGGAGCATCTGGCCGAGCTGCAGATGGTGGTGGCCATGTACGGCTCCCACGTGGAGGGCACCGAGCAGGTGCTCACCCAGGAGATCGAGACCTTTCTGGCCGAGCTGAACGAGATGCGGGAGATCGCCGGCCGCTTCGCGGTGTGCCACGGCGCCGGCCCGGGGGTGATGCGCATCGCCGACGAGGCGGCGGAGGGCCTGGACATCCTCCGGATCGGCATCGGCATCGATTCCGAGAAGATCGGCCAGAAGGCCAACCTGCGGCCGCCGGTGATGGTCAACTTCCGCAACTCCGCCCGCCACCTGCGCCAGAACCTCCTGGACCGGGTCTCCTTGTGCAAGATCTACAACATCGGGGGCTTAGGCACCCTGGAGGAGCTTTTGATCTCCATCACCAACCTGAAGCTCTTCCAGAGTCTGCCGGCGCCCCACATCTTCGTCGATCCCTTCGGCCTGGGCCAGGGCGGCGAGCACCTGTGGACCTTCATCCTCCGGCAGCTGGCCATCTCGGCCGGCCTGCAGAAGATCGGCACCCAGGCCGTGCGCCTGGCGCCCGCCTGGGTGCCGGACTTCTGCCATCCGGTGAAGAACTACCAGGAGGCCCTGGGCATCATCACCACCTTCCTGCGGGACCCCATTGCCTACTGGAGCCGTACCGGCATCCCGGAGACCGGCCTTCTGGCCGCGGCGGAGAACACCCGCCGCCACCGCCTGGCCCTGCCCAAGACCATCCGCGACGCCATCGAGGTCCTGGCCGCCCGGCAGGGCGCCCCCTGGAGCGACTGA